A stretch of the Panicum virgatum strain AP13 chromosome 9N, P.virgatum_v5, whole genome shotgun sequence genome encodes the following:
- the LOC120691527 gene encoding uncharacterized protein LOC120691527, whose protein sequence is MEQPEIKFCSPEMEQTGLFWAPVQEEDQGLDGLLGDLQFGLASGTACDLQMENYRARDDDALFVLQLLEDADLDEWLSGGLHQSPVGDTLSHHQMLGRKSGRRGMRKRRISPWGTLVFEGKYITRKNNSRWTAKEVKLLVQGVSKFGVGRWSELKKKYFKTSIRTSVNLKDKWRNLLRAYQENVQKYTLLDLEPPLVEQIRKLAAKHPYPKRRHS, encoded by the exons ATGGAGCAGCCGGAGATTAAGTTTTGTTCGCCGGAGATGGAGCAGACGGGGCTGTTTTGGGCGCCGGTGCAGGAAGAGGATCAGGGACTGGATGGCCTCCTCGGCGATCTGCAGTTCGGCCTCGCGAGCGGTACTGCCTGCGATCTCCAG atGGAGAATTATCGAGCGCGAGATGATGATGCCCTGTTCGTTCTACAACTTCTGGAAGATGCAGACCTGGATGAATGGTTATCCG GTGGTTTGCATCAATCTCCTGTAGGGGACACACTGAGCCATCATCAG ATGTTAGGTAGGAAAAGTGGTCGAAGAGGAATGCGCAAGAGAAGGATATCTCCATGG GGCACATTGGTCTTCGAAGGAAAATACATAACTAGGAAAAACAATAGTCGTTGGACTGCTAAAGAAGTGAAGTTACTAGTACAGGGTGTATCTAAATTTGGTGTTGGACGATGGAGTGAGCTGAAgaagaaatatttcaaaacatcAATTAGGACATCAGTAAACCTTAAG GACAAGTGGCGAAATTTGTTGAGAGCTTACCAG GAAAATGTACAAAAATATACGCTGCTGGATCTAGAGCCACCATTGGTCGAACAGATCAGGAAGCTGGCAGCCAAACATCCATATCCGAAACGAAGGCACAGTTAA